A region of Thermothielavioides terrestris NRRL 8126 chromosome 6, complete sequence DNA encodes the following proteins:
- a CDS encoding glycoside hydrolase family 24 protein (CAZy_ID 269726), giving the protein MKFAALAALASAVASANAYAITGDTVNCRSGPGTNYAVKKTYAKGHDVTLSCQTSGTTVNGNSIWDKTSDGCYVSDYYVKTGSNSYVTKKCSDTTTCAAPKSNQATVNLIAEYEGFVDHVYTDATGHPTVGYGHLCSNSKCSDVPYHIPLSQADGKKLLADDMKKYEKCITAMLTSKAVVNLNQYGALVSWAFNMGCGAAESSTLVKRLNAGENVNTVLSQELPKWVHGDGKVLPGLVRRRNAEIALAKTPTSDKALPVKC; this is encoded by the exons ATGAAgttcgccgccctcgccgcccttgccTCTGCCGTGGCTTCCGCCAACGCCTACGCCATCACCGGCGATACCGTCAACTGCCGCTCCGGCCCGGGGACCAACTACGCGGTCAAGAAGACGTACGCCAAGGGCCACGACGTGACCCTCAGCTGCCAGACCTCGGGCACCACCGTGAACGGCAACAGCATCTGGGACAAGACGTCGGACGGCTGCTACGTGTCCGACTACTACGTCAAGACGGGCAGCAACAGCTATGTGACCAAGAAGTGCAGCGACACGACTACCTGCGCCGCGCCCAAGTCGAACCAGGCGACCGTCAACCTAATTGCCGAATATGAGGGCTTCGTCGACCATGTCT ACACCGACGCCACGGGCCACCCGACCGTCGGCTACGGCCATCTCTGCTCCAACTCCAAGTGCTCCGACGTCCCGTACCACATCCCGCTGTCCCAGGCCGACGGCAAGaagctgctggccgacgacATGAAG AAATACGAAAAGTGCATCACGGCCATGCTGACCAGCAAGGCGGTCGTCAACCTGAACCAGTATGGCGCGCTGGTCAGCTGGGCCTTCAACAtgggctgcggcgcggccgagtcgTCGACGCTGGTCAAGCGGCTCAACGCCGGCGAGAACGTCAACACGGTCCTGTCCCAGGAGCTGCCCAAGTGGGTgcacggcgacggcaaggTGCTTCCCGGCCTCGTGCGCCGCCGCAACGCCGAGATCGCGCTGGCCAAGACGCCCACCTCGGACAAGGCGCTGCCTGTGAAGTGCTGA